The Candidatus Nanosynbacter featherlites DNA window CATGTTTTGCTGCTGATGCTGCCAAATGCGAACCTAGTGAATAACCAACCAGTCGCTCTACGTCACCAAGGTCATAGCCCTCCTGGTTGAGCGCCGTACCTATAGCATCCCATTGCAATATTGACACTTTTGAAAGATCGCCTTCTTTTAGAGCTTGTTTCATTTCCGAGCTCATAGGGTCTGCATGTGGACTCACTCCTGGATTATCCACTGCAACTGCCAACCCCTTGATGTGGTCTGCTAGGACTTCCGTTCTCCCTTGCTGTTTTGCTCGCTCACCGTAGTCCGACCATTGCGAAAAAAGTACGGCAACTGGCGACTCACCATCCGAGAGCGTAGAATCCGCCAGATAAACAGACTCCCTCAACTCACTATCAACTGGTTGAGGTGATTGTATAGCATCTATATCAATAGGGCCAATTTGCTCAAGCAGCTCACTCATAGTTTTATTATACCATAAATTGTCCCAATATACAATTCTCCCCTCTGTTATAGAGGGGAGAATATTGCACGGTCACTAGACTTGAGTGTGACTACATCTCTGAGAATTCTTCAACCATTTCCTCAGTGTTGTCACTAGCCAAGGTTTCATCCTCTTCGACAACGCCCGTCCCCACTGGGATCTTGCGGCCGATGATGACGTTTTCTTTGAGACCATGCAAGTGGTCAGCGCGGCCAGATACGGCAGCATTGATCAACACGCGAGTGGTGTCCTGGAAGGACGCGGCGGATAGCCATGAGTCGCTCCAGATGGACACCTTGGTGATACCGAGTAGCAACTGAGTGTAGCTGATGAGGTTTTTGCCTTCAGCGGCCAGCTGCTTGTTGGTGTTCACCGCCGCAGCCTTGGAGACGATGTCACCCGTCACAAAGTCGCTGTCGCCCGCATCTTCGATTTGGACACGGCTGAACATCTGGCGAACGATGATCTCCAGGTGCTTGTCGGCCACGTCTTGACCCTGAGCGGCGTAAATGCGCAGCACTTCGTTGATGATGTAGCGCTGGGTGGCCTCGACACCCTTCAGGCGCATCAAGTCGTGTAGGTTCAATGAACCAGCTGTTAGGCGGTCGCCAGCCTCGACGACGTCGTTAGCCTTAACGACCAACTGCATGGTGCCTGGGATTTCGTAACGAGCTGGTGCGCCAGCTTCAGCAGCGATGACCAAGGTGTCCTCAGCCGCCTCAACCACACCGTCAAATGGTGCGACCAGCGGACGAGTGTCACCTTCGCCAGTTGCCAATACGTCGCCAGCCTTGACGCTTGAGCCAGCCTTGACCACGACGGTTCGGCCGTCCAGCGGCAGGCGCTCAACCTTGCCCGATTCTGGGGTAACTTGGACGATGTACTTTTTGCCATCTTCCCAGACGTCAACTAACCCAGCAATTTCCGTGACATACGCCTGACCCTTTGGTGTGCGCGCCTCGAACAATTCTTCAACACGCGGCAGACCTTGGGTGATGTCACCACCAGCGACACCAGAGTTGTGGAAGGTACGCAAGGTTAGCTGAGTACCTGGCTCACCGACTGACTGAGCAGCGATGACACCGACTGGCTGATGATTACCAACCAATTTGCCAGTTGACATGTCAACACCGTAACTGCGTTGTGGAATGCCGTTGAGGTTGTTAGTTGACAAGACTGATTGGATCTTGACGCTCTGGATGCTTTCATCGTCATCAATTGAGTCAGCGATTTCCCGAGTGATCAATTCGTCCTTGTTGACGTGACCTGGAATCGTCTCAGCGGCATAACGACCAGCCAAGCGGTTCGAGAAGTCGATCATCGTTTCTTCAGTTTCTGAACGGTAAATTGCGTAACCTTCGTCGTCACCTTCAACGTCCTCAACGGTGAAGACATCCTGCGCCACGTCGACCAAACGACGGGTCAGGTAACCTGAGTCGGCGGTCTTGAGCGCGGTGTCAATCAGACCCTTACGCGCACCACGGGTTGCCACGAAGGCCTCAAGGCTGGACAAACCACCGGTGTACGAACTACGGATCGGCAGCTCAATTTCGTGGTTGGTTGCGTCCATCTGAATACCGATCATGGCGCTCGCCAGCTTCACGTTGGAAATATCACCACGAGCACCAGAGTTAACCATCATGGAAATACTGGTGTCCATGTGCGCCAATTGATCCTTCAAGAACGCGGTAATCTTATTGTCGACGTTTCGCCAGGCATTCACTGTCAAGTTGTAACGCTCTTCTTCGGTGATCAGACCCTGGTCGAACTGCTCAGAGATCAAAGCCGCTTTAGCGTCACCCTCAGCCACGAACTCAGGGATTTCGTCGAAGTGCACGTAGTCGGTCATACCGGTCGACACCGCCGCGGTTGTCGCGAAGCGGAAAGCCTGACCCTTCATGCGGTCAGCGATTTTGGCAGTCTCCTCGGCACCGTACTTGTTAAAGATTTGCGCCAAGACCTTCTTCAGCTGTTTCTTGGTCTGGACGTTGTTGTCGTAAGGGAAGTCCTCTGGCAGAATCTCGTTAAAGAAGACGCGTCCCAAGGTTGTCTGACGCACCTTGCCTTTAGCAAAAATCCGGATTGGCGTTTGTAGCTGAATATCACCCTTGTCGTATGCCAACTCTGCTTCGTAAACTGAGCTAAATGACTTGATGTGGTCAGTCTGCGCCTGTGGCTTGTCATAGGTCAGGTAATAGTTACCCAGCACGATGTCCTGCGAAATGTGCAAGACTGGCGCACCGTCAGCAGGCTTCAGCAAGTTAGCAGTAGCGCTCATCAATTCGCGTGCCTCGGCTTGCGCTTCCTTAGAGAGTGGTAAGTGAACGGCCATCTGGTCACCGTCAAAGTCAGCGTTAAAGCCGGCACAAACTAGCGGATGCAGTTGGATGGCTTTTCCTTCAACCAAAACTGGCTGGAAGGATTGGATTGACAAACGGTGAAGTGACGGAGCACGGTTCAACAGCACGTATTTGCCTTCAATCACCGCATCCAATGCGTCCCAAACAACTGCTTCGCCTGATTCGATCAACCGCGTTGCTGAGCGAATGTTGTGAGCAAATTCATTGCGGATCAGCCAGCTGATAACAAATGGCTTGAACAGTTCAAGCGCCATTTGTTTTGGCAAACCACACTGGTGAATCTTCAATTTTGGACCAACGACGATGACTGAACGGCCAGAGTAGTCGACACGCTTACCGAGCAGGTTTTGACGGAAGCGTCCCTGCTTACCCTTTAGCATGTCGGAAATTGACTTCAAGCGGCGGCGACCACCAGTCGAACTGACGGCGCGACCACCACGAGCAGCAGCGTTGTCGATCAATGCGTCGACTGCTTCCTGTAGCATGCGCTTTTCGTTGCGCTGAATGACTTCTGGTGCATTGAGCTCAACCAATTTCTTCAGACGATTGTTACGGTTGATGATGCGGCGGTACAGGTCATTCAGGTCTGAGGTAGCAAATCGACCACCACTAAGGGCTACCATTGGGCGAAGGTCCGGTGGGATGACCGGCAATACACTCAGTGTCAAGCTGCTTGGCTTGATGCCAGCGGCGTGCATGCTCTCGAGCATCTTCAAACGCTTGAGGATTTTCTTCTCGCGCTGACCCTTGGCGCTTTCAGCCTCTTCGGTCAACTCTGCGATCAGCTGTGGCAAGTCGATCTCGTCTAGCAATGTCTTCAATGCTGAAGCACCCATGCCAACTTCGATGAGCTCATCGTATTCTTCTGGCAAGTTGCGGTAGTCAGTTTCAGACAACAACGCGCCCTTGTTTAGGCTGTCAAGCTGTGCTTTGCGAGTATTGTATTTCTCGTTCAATTCTTCAACTTCACGACTCTGCTCTTTGGCCAAGGCTTTGATGTCAGCACCGTCTTCTTCTGCCATTTTTTCATAGCGAATCTTGATAGCAGCACGACCAGCTTCAGTTTCAGCCTCTAGATCTGCGAGGTATTGGTCGCGAGTTGCTTCATCAACTTTCAAAATGACATAGGTCGCAAAGTAAGCTACTCGCTCCAAGTTGCGAACTGTCATGCCGAGCAATTGACTCATGGCACTTGGTGTGCCGCGCATAAACCAGATGTGCGCGACTGGTGCGGCCAGTTGAATGTGACCCATGCGCTCACGGCGAACGATTGACTTGGTAACTAATTCACCATTTTTGTCAACCGCCGCTTCGCGTGAACGAACACCTTTTAGCTTTGAGTCGTGTGGATTGATGTCCTTAACGGGACCGAAAATTCGTTCACAGAACAAACCGTCACGCTCTGGCTTTTGAGTACGATAATTGATCGTTTCTGGCTTAGTAACTTCACCGTGACTCCATTTCAGGATATCTTCTGGGCTGGCAACCACTAAGCGTACTGCATCAAAATCGCTAATGCCAGTAGCATTGAATGCAAATTGCGCCATCTTACGCATCCTCCTTTATTTCTTCTACTTCGTCAATGTCTTGTACGCTCATGCCCCCTTCGATTTCTCCGATATCATCAGATTCATCCAAGAAAGTTTCTGCTTCTTCGTCCTCAGACGTTACCGCAGGCGTGGTTTTATCTTCAGGTCCACTGGACGCGATCACGTGCTCAGCGTCAACGACAGCTTCATCATCCACCAAGTCAACCTTCAGACCCAATCCCTGGAGTTCCTTGACCAACACGTTGAAGGACTCTGGGAGTTTCGGACCGACGATCGGCTCGTCCTTGATGATCGACTCGTACGCCTTGGCGCGGCCATAGACATCGTCAGATTTGATGGTTAGCATTTCCTGCAAGGTTGCGGCGGCACCGTAGGCTTCCAGTGCCCAGACCTCCATCTCACCGAAGCGCTGACCACCGTTCTGTGCTTTACCACCGAGCGGCTGCTGAGTAACCATGGTGTATGGACCAGTTGAGCGGGCGTGAATCTTGTCAGAAACCATGTGGTGCAATTTGATCATGTGCATCACACCGACTGTGGTGCGCTCTTCAAAGGCTTCACCGGTTCGACCATCAAACAATTGACTCTTACCATCGCGTGCTAGTCCTGCTTTTTCTAGTTCATCAGAAATTGTTGCTGATGGCACACCGTTAAATGATGGAGTTGCGACGCGGTAACCCAATGCTCG harbors:
- the rpoC gene encoding DNA-directed RNA polymerase subunit beta', yielding MAQFAFNATGISDFDAVRLVVASPEDILKWSHGEVTKPETINYRTQKPERDGLFCERIFGPVKDINPHDSKLKGVRSREAAVDKNGELVTKSIVRRERMGHIQLAAPVAHIWFMRGTPSAMSQLLGMTVRNLERVAYFATYVILKVDEATRDQYLADLEAETEAGRAAIKIRYEKMAEEDGADIKALAKEQSREVEELNEKYNTRKAQLDSLNKGALLSETDYRNLPEEYDELIEVGMGASALKTLLDEIDLPQLIAELTEEAESAKGQREKKILKRLKMLESMHAAGIKPSSLTLSVLPVIPPDLRPMVALSGGRFATSDLNDLYRRIINRNNRLKKLVELNAPEVIQRNEKRMLQEAVDALIDNAAARGGRAVSSTGGRRRLKSISDMLKGKQGRFRQNLLGKRVDYSGRSVIVVGPKLKIHQCGLPKQMALELFKPFVISWLIRNEFAHNIRSATRLIESGEAVVWDALDAVIEGKYVLLNRAPSLHRLSIQSFQPVLVEGKAIQLHPLVCAGFNADFDGDQMAVHLPLSKEAQAEARELMSATANLLKPADGAPVLHISQDIVLGNYYLTYDKPQAQTDHIKSFSSVYEAELAYDKGDIQLQTPIRIFAKGKVRQTTLGRVFFNEILPEDFPYDNNVQTKKQLKKVLAQIFNKYGAEETAKIADRMKGQAFRFATTAAVSTGMTDYVHFDEIPEFVAEGDAKAALISEQFDQGLITEEERYNLTVNAWRNVDNKITAFLKDQLAHMDTSISMMVNSGARGDISNVKLASAMIGIQMDATNHEIELPIRSSYTGGLSSLEAFVATRGARKGLIDTALKTADSGYLTRRLVDVAQDVFTVEDVEGDDEGYAIYRSETEETMIDFSNRLAGRYAAETIPGHVNKDELITREIADSIDDDESIQSVKIQSVLSTNNLNGIPQRSYGVDMSTGKLVGNHQPVGVIAAQSVGEPGTQLTLRTFHNSGVAGGDITQGLPRVEELFEARTPKGQAYVTEIAGLVDVWEDGKKYIVQVTPESGKVERLPLDGRTVVVKAGSSVKAGDVLATGEGDTRPLVAPFDGVVEAAEDTLVIAAEAGAPARYEIPGTMQLVVKANDVVEAGDRLTAGSLNLHDLMRLKGVEATQRYIINEVLRIYAAQGQDVADKHLEIIVRQMFSRVQIEDAGDSDFVTGDIVSKAAAVNTNKQLAAEGKNLISYTQLLLGITKVSIWSDSWLSAASFQDTTRVLINAAVSGRADHLHGLKENVIIGRKIPVGTGVVEEDETLASDNTEEMVEEFSEM